Part of the Streptomyces sp. WMMC500 genome is shown below.
GCTCGCCCCGGGACGTACGGCCTTCGACGTGCTCACCGCCTGCTTCCCCGCCGGGACGCTGTCGGGGGCGCCCAAGCCGCGGGCGCTGCAGATCATCGAGGAGCTGGAGCCCACGCGGCGCGGGCTGTACGGCGGCTGCGTCGGGTACCTGGACTTCGCCGGCGACGCGGACACCGCCATCGCGATCCGCACGGCGCTGCTGCGCGACGGAACGGCGTACGTGCAGGCGGGCGCGGGCATCGTGGCGGACTCCGACCCGGCGGCCGAGGACACGGAGTGCCGCAACAAGGCGGCGGCGGTGCTGCGGGCGGTCGCCGCGGCGGGGCACCTGTCGCGCGCGGGCCGGGAGGCGGGGGCGTAGCGGGACGCCCGGCTGCCGTGCGGGCCGGCTGCGGCGGCGGGACCGGGCCGCGACCGCGGTGGCGGTGCGGCCGTACGCAACGGGCCCTGTCAGCCCGGCCCGAGGGCCGCGGCTCCGGCGTACGCGTTCCGGCCACCCGCGCCCCCTGACCGAAGCGGCCCCGGCGGGTGCGAGACACTTGCGGGGTGACAGCTCAGTCCGGCTCCCGTGCCCCCCTCGCCGCCGCCCTGCTCTCCGGCGCGCTCGGAGCCGCCGTGGTCCTCGTCGCCGCCGGCCGCACCTGGGCCGAGGGCGAGGCCCCCACCCCCGTCGCGGACGCCGTGCTGCCCGTGACCGCCGGCGGCCGGGACGTCACCGGCGTACCGGCCGCGCTGGCGATCGTCGGACTCGCCGCGCTCGTCGCCGTCTTCGCCGTCCGCCGCGCCGGCCGCGTCGTCGTCGCCGCACTGCTCACGCTCTGCGGCGTCGGCGTGATCGCCGCCTCCGCCCTCGGCGCCTCCGACACCGACGCACTCGACGACCAGGCCGCGGAGGCCGCGGGCCTCACCGGCGCCGCGGTGGAAGCCGTCAGCCACACCGCCTGGCCCTGGGTGAGCCTGGCCGGCGGCGTGCTGCTGCTCTGCGCCGGGCTGCTCGCGCTGCGCTACGGCTCCGGCTGGCCGGCGATGTCCGGGCGCTACGAGCGCCCCGGCGGCGCCGTCGCGGCCCGCCCGCGGCGGTCCGCACCCGTGGACCCCGAGCGGCCCGAGGAGCTGTGGAAGGCCCTCGACCGCGGCGAGGACCCCACCCGCGAGCGCTGACCGGACCCCCGCGCCGGAGGCGTAGACCGATCGGGGACAATGGCGGCGTCTGGTGATATGAGCGGTTGTATGTTTCGAGGAGCGCAGTAATGGCGGAGAACCACGACCACGGACACACGCCGGCCGCATGGACCGCGGTGGTCATCATCTTCATCGGGTTCTGCGTCTCGGGCGCCCTGATGGTCATGGACCAGCCGCTGCTCTTCTGGCTGAGCCTGATCATCATTCCCCTCGGCGGCGTGGTCGGCGCCGTGATGCGCGGCATGGGGCTGGGCAAGAAGCCGGTGCCGCCGGTGCGCATGGCCGGCGAGTAGCCCGTACGACCCGCGGCGGGTCCCCGGCGCGCGACGCCCGGGGCCCGCGGCCACCGCCCGCGTTCCGCGTCGCCCCTCCCGGCCGTGCGCCCCGCCGCGGGATGCGCCGCCGGGCCGAAACCGGGACAATTCGGGTGTGTTCGCCCGTACCGCCGCAACTGTTCCGCTACGGCGCCTCGCGCCCCCGCTCGCCGCGCTGGCCTGCGCCGCCGCCGGCTTCGCCGCGGTCGGCGCCCTCGACCC
Proteins encoded:
- a CDS encoding TIGR02234 family membrane protein, with amino-acid sequence MTAQSGSRAPLAAALLSGALGAAVVLVAAGRTWAEGEAPTPVADAVLPVTAGGRDVTGVPAALAIVGLAALVAVFAVRRAGRVVVAALLTLCGVGVIAASALGASDTDALDDQAAEAAGLTGAAVEAVSHTAWPWVSLAGGVLLLCAGLLALRYGSGWPAMSGRYERPGGAVAARPRRSAPVDPERPEELWKALDRGEDPTRER
- a CDS encoding HGxxPAAW family protein, whose product is MAENHDHGHTPAAWTAVVIIFIGFCVSGALMVMDQPLLFWLSLIIIPLGGVVGAVMRGMGLGKKPVPPVRMAGE